The DNA window TCCCCATTTCCTTGGTCGACGAGCGGTAGTTCGTCTGAGCTTTTCTCTTGGTGGGATTGCAGGGAATGTCATTGGGGCGGGAATGCTCGCCGATCACTTCGCCGGCGTAAACTTCCGTGCCGGGACTGATGAAGAGCACCCCGCGCTCCTGAAGGTTCTCCAGCTGATAGCTCGTCGCAGTTCCCGTGTCCATGCTGACCATCGAGCCTCGGTTGCGGCTGACGACTTCGCCGCGCCACAGGTCGTAGCCGCGGAAACGCGAAGACATGATGCCGAGGCCGCGCGTGTCCGTCAGGAACGTGTTGCGGTACCCCAGCAGCCCGCGGGTGGGAATGTCGAATTCCATGCGGACGATTCCCGTGGAAAGGTTGTTCATGCTGACCATTTCGGCCTTGCGCCCCGCCAGTTTCTCGATGACTACGCCCTGATACGTTTCGGGAACGTCGACGATCAGCTGTTCGATCGGCTCGAGAAGATGCCCCGACTCGTCGGTCTTGGTGATGACTTCGGGGCGGGAAACGCACAGTTCCGAGCCTTCGCGGATCATCTGTTCCACCAGAATGGCCATCTGCAGCTCGCCGCGTCCGGAAACCTTCAGGCCGTCGGGGCGTCCCAGGTCTTCGACCCTCAAGGCGACGTTCGTCTGGCACTCGCGCTCGAGCCGGGCTTTGAGCTGCCGCAGCGTCAGCGGCGTGCCGTCGCGTCCGGCAAAGGGGCTGTTGTTGACGAGGAAGAACATGGAAACCGTCGGCTCTTCGATGTCGAGCGGGTGGAGCGTTTCGCCGTTCAGCGCTTCGGAGGCCATCGTATCGCCGATGCTGATCGACTTGGGACCGGAAAGCCAGACGATATCGCCGGCGAAAACTTCGTCGACTTCGACGCGCTCAAGACCGCGCGTGACCCAGAGATGAACGGCTTTCTCCTGATTGGAGGAAACCGTCTCCCAGCCTTTTTTGCGGTCGTTTTCGTCGATCCATTTGGTGCGGCTGTGAACGAACGTGTCGTTTTTATGCAGCGTTCCCGCGACGACGCGGCCGCAGGCGATCTGTCCGACGTAATCGTTCCAGGCCAGCGTGCTGACCTGCATGAGGAATGGCTTGTCGGCGGTGGCGGGAGGCGGCGGAACCCTGTCGACGATGGTCTGGAACAAGGCGTCCATCTCTTCATGGGCATCCTTTTCGAGGTCGCGCACCAGCCAACCGGCCAGCCCCGAGCCGTAAAGCACGGGAAAATCGGCCTGTTCGTCCGTGGCGCCGAGTTCGAGAAACAGATCGAAAGTCTTTTCAAGCGCCTGATAAGGCGTCGCCGCCGGACGATCGACCTTGTTGACGACGACGATCGGTTTCAGCCCCATGGCCAGCGCGCGGGAAAGGACGTAACGCGTCTGAGGCATGGGGCCTTCGTTGGCGTCGACCAGAAGGAGAACGCTG is part of the Pyramidobacter porci genome and encodes:
- the typA gene encoding translational GTPase TypA, translated to MYSVDKIRNLAIVAHIDHGKTTLIDSIFRGAHTFRENAQIAERVMDSGELERERGITITSKHCTVEWNGYLINIIDTPGHADFSGEVERVLSMVDSVLLLVDANEGPMPQTRYVLSRALAMGLKPIVVVNKVDRPAATPYQALEKTFDLFLELGATDEQADFPVLYGSGLAGWLVRDLEKDAHEEMDALFQTIVDRVPPPPATADKPFLMQVSTLAWNDYVGQIACGRVVAGTLHKNDTFVHSRTKWIDENDRKKGWETVSSNQEKAVHLWVTRGLERVEVDEVFAGDIVWLSGPKSISIGDTMASEALNGETLHPLDIEEPTVSMFFLVNNSPFAGRDGTPLTLRQLKARLERECQTNVALRVEDLGRPDGLKVSGRGELQMAILVEQMIREGSELCVSRPEVITKTDESGHLLEPIEQLIVDVPETYQGVVIEKLAGRKAEMVSMNNLSTGIVRMEFDIPTRGLLGYRNTFLTDTRGLGIMSSRFRGYDLWRGEVVSRNRGSMVSMDTGTATSYQLENLQERGVLFISPGTEVYAGEVIGEHSRPNDIPCNPTKRKAQTNYRSSTKEMGIHLDVPRTVILDRALEWIADDELVEATPKEVRIRKTILDMTERKKAEKIKNEI